The following DNA comes from Carassius auratus strain Wakin chromosome 46, ASM336829v1, whole genome shotgun sequence.
TGTCAAATGAGCGTAGGCTGGAGGAGTCTACAGCTAGCCCGATCAACAGTTTTGAAAGCCTCGGGCTTGAAAATGTCTACATCTTGTAGCTATTAAATacagatttgattttttttttcaagtacagTATGCCTGAGAATAGACTTTGTGgcatgtaaacattttttaaaagtgtgtaCTGTGGCCCAGATAATAGATGCAGGAGCTACAGAACTATATAAAGAAATTCTGACAGCAGGTGGGAATCTCAGCATGGCTGTGGAGGCAGCCAGACACCCAGGGCTGGGAGCAGAAGACATATATGGTGAGCCGGAGGCCTGTGAGCAGCACTCAGAGCTCTATTTTGGGCCTTCAATCACAGATAGCGCTTGCGTTTATCACAGATGAGCTTGAGTGACACAagcaaaaattaattaattcccaGATTTCATTCAGAAGacagcattaaacatttaaaaccttAATTTAGAAAAGGAAATTGAAGAGAAAATAGTTTAAAGGAAAaactcatttaaacatttaaaaccctTCAAAACAGAATCTGAGTCTGTACAAGATGGAGCTTTTATCATAATATGAAAACAATGCTAATGGGACCAAATAATCATCTAAAAATCAAACAAGTGAATAACTTGACAAGTGCAAACTGGATATTTGATTCCTAGGGTTGAATTTTGTGTAACGTTTGTCAGAACTTCTCAATTAGAATGTTTTAATTAGAATGGGTTCCAATGGATGGGTTCCAAATTAGGACAGAAATTCAGAAAGTATATGTTTAAGATTGTATAAACATACTttgttaaattaaacattacacGTTTGTCAGACCAGAATCAGTTAACAACCTTTACTAActgtttaaacaaataaaacagtgaCAGCTACTGTTGTGTGTCTAAATCTCATTAACACAAACATTGTAACCATTTTTACtttgaatacattttctttaaaatacaacacactCACCTTGTTTTCCGCCGTTTCCCCATGTTCAAAATCCTGTTCAACTCTCATggcaattactttttatttttttagctgtttttttccAGATTGCTTCGCTCTGACTCCAGAGTGTGACCTACTCCACATGTCcccaacccacacacacacacacacacccacccacacacaaaaGCACCGCGCAGGACAAGCTCTCACTCAGGCGCGCGCTGGGAATCGTCGTGCGCGAGCTTGGTAAACAGTCAAGAAACGACAGGAAACGAGTCTTGGTATATGAACTGTCGAACCCTGAATCTATTAATCGTGACGGTTATGTGgataaaactaaaagaaatgcCAATTTTGGACGCTGAAAATATAGGCaatgtaaatgattttatttagacCTCAAAAAAGGCACCatggtaaaatataatttattgactGTTAATAAAGAGACGAAGCCTCTTATACAGTTTAAAAGACAACTCACATTATTTTGGTAGgctaattgttatttttaaattaatacggGTTTTCCTTCAGAGTGTATTGAaactttctttcattttgtttattttcgtTGAAGTGACTCGCACCGtggtaactatatatatatatatatatatatatatatatatatatatatataattttttgccaAAAATATTGTTACTTTAGTAAGGGTgtgcaaataaacaataataaatatataatacatgacCCCTCCAGCTCTTTAGGACCAATAACAAAAAGCTGGAATCATCATAGCCTAAACTAAGATTATAAATAGTCTGAGGGAATAGGCCTAGTCTATATATGTGGCAATGGGTTAACTTTTAGAACACCTGTTGAAAATATAAGAAAAGCCTGTTTAAACTTGAATCATAATACGATATACTATATCACACTGTATTTACCGTGTATTTGTAAAAGATGAATTGATAAAAAATGTCATTACCACCATATTTTAAACACAATGGTTTTGTTAAAATATgcacttatttgttttgttttttctatctCATTCATAAAAGCAGCATTCCAAATTCCAGCTCAACATACACATAAGAAATAAAATCTACAATTTTAGAAGATTTTACTTATAACAGATTATTGCATAATTGTGATTATGTATGTTTCATAACCCTTAATGCTCCAGCATACTTTGCTTAGGGTCCATGAATTGAGCAGTCAGAGTACACATCATATTCACTAAACACCAGATCTTCTTACCACCATAATGGAAAATCGATTTGCTAGAGTGGTGAGCAAGTTGCCACTGTGCATTTGTTGCAGTCATGTGTACAACGTCCGTTCTGTTGCTCCATAGCATTTCACTGGAATAAAACACACTTCGGGTAACATTTTAAAAGCTGGGACAAAGGCAGTGCAAACTAATTGGAATACATTTGTAGTTTTCTTATTAACTGTCAGGATGAGTTCCATCCTCTTGCTCTCTTTGTTACTGTCAGGTAAGTCCAGTGCTTCTTCTTGTTTGTACTGCATCAATTATACAATCATTTAGTTATAGCTATTTGCATGAACATTTAAcattcaaaacaacattttaagactatttaaaaaagctatttttcagTGAAAGACATTTACTGTGAACTTTATGCTGTAGTATGAATGAGACTGAATTCCATATACTATCGAAACATACAGATAATTCTAACTTAACCAAGTCCAGCAAGATCTGCACTGATTAACATTTCTGTACAGTTATTACACAGACTGAGTTAGTTCCAGAGAAACCAAAGGGATCTGCTCTTAACCATCTCACCAGGTTACTGCTTTGCAAATACAATTGTGGAGTTCGGCCTGTCCAGAACTGGACCAAACCAACTACTGTTTACATTGACCTTATAATCCAATCTGTCCTAGACGTGGTAAGTACATTTCAACCTTTGAAGAGATTActtgtacttgttttttttttaatatacaatatacaatgaACAAACTTTCATGCCAAGCTATTTTACATGCAGCGCACAGGAATGTTTACAGTTAGAAgttttttaccaaataaatgtattgtacaGTTGTAAAAGTGTGTTTACATGTCAATAAAATCAAGTAATTTTATGCATGTCGTTTCACAGGATGGACAGACTCAGAAAGTGACCACCAGCATTTGGTATCGCCAAGTTGGTATCAATAAATTTGTCTAATTAGTGGTAACAATTCATAATTGAATGAATTGCGCAGCATAGTTGCATATCCCTGACATACTTTATTCAGATTAGTCTGAACTCCATggctgttttaaaaaaagtttttgcacTGTAACCTCTTGAAATCAAAGCTTCTGTCCTTTGATTTTTATCCAGATATTTAATTCTGGATATTATCAATGGACCGGtatatacattttacacaatAACACTGGGTGCCCCCATAAACAGCATGTCTTACAAACAGTTATTCCAATAAAGGAAGAATACCATGAATGAGCAggttttataaaacacatttaattttatcTTTACGAGACTGATCCAGCAAAGAAACACATACACAATAAtcagattttgtaatgtttgatATTTGAGAGATCTGAATCTTTCTCATGGGTCCTGCTAGGTGGTAACAGTAAACCACATCTCTCTAATGTTTCAGATATGGAACGATGAGTTTCTTGTTTGGGATCCTGAAGAGTTTGATGGAATCACTGAAATATCGCTGTCCTCGGATGCCATCTGGGTCCCTGATATCATCATAAGTGAATTGTATGTACAGGATAGATGCATCTCTCCCGCCCAAATCACAAGCTCATTTTGTGTCATGTGAATGAATTTTGCTGAGCTATACTTCCAGTGCATCATATGTCTTCCTATCTCTCCAGCGTCGATGTTGGCAAATCCCCAGTCATCCCATATGTTTATGTCAACTGCACAGGAACAGTAAAAAACTACAAACCCATCCAGGTGGTCTCAGCCTGTCACCTGGAGATTTATGCCTTTCCCTTTGACAAGCAGAACTGCACTCTGACCTTTCGCAGCTGGCTCCACTCAGGTAAATTGCTCACTCATACACAGCGTGTGCTTTTACTCCTTTGCAAACAAGCTGGCCTCCGTATAATGAGGGTTGCTGTGATTAGTGTTTTTGATCAGCCCTGGTTAGAATCTTTTAAAAGCTGACATATTTTCCCAATACTCTGCCAACATAAACACATAATTGTACTATAAACAATGAACTGTTGATGTGTTTCTCCGGCAGTGAATGAAGTGGATTTAGCTCTGTGGAGGCCTGCTGAGGAAATCGCCAATGACACAAGAGAATTCATGAATGATGGTGAATGGGAGCTGCTGTCCGTCCCTTCTCACTACTGGATACTGAATATAGAGGATAGAGACTACGCACAGATTCAGTTTAATGTGAGGAATAATACTCAACTTATTCGATAATTACAAATTACATTCAGTGGcagttttacatttcaagttttcAAGATCAGTTTATCTATATAGTGTGTTTCACAAAACACAATATTTCAAAGTCACATTTAAATTAGAGATGGGTGATAATGTGGTTTGCATTCTGCGATGACAATCACACAGCTAAGATTTGCTATATAGTTTATATCGCTTTATGTGAAAATACTGTATGCATGCAGATAAAGTTGGACTTACTATAGCcataatatagtttatattttgtgATGACATCATAAAGCGACCTTCTTGTGAAACAGCGGGCTAAAATAGGTCAAATAGGTCAGACCTCTCCAAACATTTAACTTGCTTAAAACTGCATCCCTTTCTTACAATCAACCGCAAGCTCACTGTGAGATCTGCCCCCATATACTCTACAACCGATGGACAGAACCTAATCCCTGCACAAATCCATGTCCATTTTGGACCCTGACTGAGACATTAGGCACATAAAAGTAGGCCAGACATGCTAGAGTATTGACGGCAGTCTGACATGCGTCACAACCCTTCTCCAACCTTTGCGTGGCTGTTAGTGGAGTCACACTAAAGCTAATAGATGGGGCTTAGCGGCAGACAGCACACAGAAAGGATGATGATAATGAGACTGTCTTTCTGGCATTTGATCAATGAGCATCGTGTTCGGTGGGAGGAATGGGCCAATAGCTCAAAGCTCATGGGCAATCCACCCGGTTCCACGAAGATGCGCACACCATGGAAACAGCTGTGTACTTTGATTACCTGTGCTCTGTGGCTCATTGCCGAAGCCATTTAGGGATCCATATTTGTGTTTTTACTCATTGGCCAAATAGGTGGGGAACATGTTTAAGTCAGTATGAAATTGCTTTTTGTTGTACTGTGAAAGCTTAAGTAGCCTTAAATAAGGAAAGTGAAATGGATGGTCCTGATCCAGATGAGGGACAGTGAGAAGAAATAGCTCCGTGGAGGTGAGGTTGATCAAGACACTCAAGAATCTGGGTTCTCAGGGGGAGCTGAGGTGTGGGAAAACTATTTCAGTTCTAGAATGAGAAATTGGACTGATTTAGCAAATCCAGGAAATGGGGAGAAGGCTTAAGCTTGTTATGTAATTCCCCTTTAGACACAGCCATCTCAGACTGCTCTGTGAGCTCATTTCTCTTAGGGCAAGTAATGGAATAAATAtcacccagagagagagagcattcaaTTCTAGCCTTTCTGTCCCTCTCTGAAGGTGCTGATCCGCAGGCGCCCCCTACTGTACGTGGTAAGTCTGCTCATCCCGAGCATCTTCCTCATGGTGGTGGATGTCACCAGCTTCTATCTGCCTCTGACCAGTGGCACTCGCATCACTTTCAAGACCAGCATTCTCTTGGGCTACACTGTAATCAGAGTCAATATGATGGATGAAATCCCTGCTACCGCTATTAAAACACCACTCATTGGTATAGTACAGCCAGAGCTCTTCCTAATTACAATGTTCACCTACTGTATAAACAAGACTTTGACGGACAGCAACCTCACCTTACTAACAATAATGTCTGCTCTTTTTGCCACAGGGACCTTCTTCGCTGTCTGCATGGCGCTGCAGGTGCTGAGTTTGGCAATGTCCATTTTCGCAGTGAAGCTTTTGTATTACAGTGACAAAGAATTCAAGGAGATGTCCATATCTGCCAGCTTACTAGACAAATACGTCTCAACGGATAAGAGCTGTACTGAGAGCGCTTTCACATCAGTAAAGACACTGGATGATATGAAGCAATCTGGGGGTAGGAGAGAAAATATTATCCATTTATCATAGTACCCGTTTACAATCAGGTTCTAAACTTTGAAATTAGTTAGGAACAAAGTTTTTACAACATTCATCCATTTATGTAACGGACGAACTGTAAATTATTGCTAATTTCAGgatatcattaattattaaatggcTCTCAGGAGtgcttgattctgattgatcAATCACTGCATTCTGCGGTAAATCCATTGATTTCACAGGGGATTGCTAAATGTTCTGCTAAAGTGATGCACCATCATCCATTCAGTAAGTCCTGAAGATATATGACCCAAACAGTGCAATTCAAATAGAAACGCAGCAGTAACTAAAGTATCACAAAGCATATATAGTGAATGTAAAGTGCattgaaaaattaaaattcaagagGCGGGACCTCTCGAACTGTGCTGAAATCAGAAAACACATAGAGAGCAAACTCCCATGTGGTATATTTGTTCCTTTTAGCTggactttgtttgtttgtttttctctctgctGCTCCACAATAGTCTATAGCAACTGTCAAAATACACTTTTTGCACTTATAATGTTATACATAGAATTTGCAGTGGGATATATGCACTTGATTTAAAACTTGACCCGCCTTTTTCCCTTTATGATTCTCACCTCTAAATGGATATTAAACTCTAAAGTCGGTAGGCTACTTATCCTCGTCCAATGATACTCTGTAGACTGGACTGCTTGGCGCTCCTTTCATGTCTCTCATATCACACCACGAATTCACTCTCTTTAatgtttcatacaaacacacttGTATACTTGCTTCCTCATTACTGACTGTAGTGAAAATGACCTACAGTCTGAAGGATTTTAGTATTAATATCACTGTATTGTTGTGCACATTTAAGTGTACAATTTTGTGTTTTGCGGCTgctttaatataatatacttcCCTGTTATATCAAATTTACAGTAGTATAGATATAACTGTCACATACACATGCTTCTAAATGGCTTAAAGCACTAGTTCACCAAAACATGAAAATTTGCCGAAAATGAACTCACCCTTAAGCCAGTCAAGATTTatatgggtttgtttcttcatctgaagagatttggagaaatgtagcattagggcacttcaccaatggatcctataTAGTGAATGAACATGAGTtgcatgtttataataaacacatttttattttatttgattaaattcagATGCTTTCCAATTCTAGCAAAGAGGTTGTCTTGTGTGAATCAAAAAAGAACTATGCACAGATCAAGGActgtttacaaacaaaaacagttctaaacaaatatgtcagtggattttgatgtgagaagacaacaagagatggactttttcactggaaaaagcaCTGGTTAATGGGCTTGCATTTCGGCCAGAAGTGATGATTTAAAGTTGGAATTCCTTAATGTTGTaggattatttttatgtttttatcatctgtttggcttctcattgtgatggcacccattcactacagagaaacctttggtgagaaagtgatgtaaagctaaatttctccagtctgttccaataaagaaacaatctcatctacatggcctgaggatgagtacattttcagcatattttaattttaaggttacttattcttttaatatttgtGTCCTCTCTCTGATTCAGGCTATGAGTTTGATCTCTCTCCAGAGCCAGACCTGTTCTCCCTGACAGAAGTCTCAAACAGTGACTTTCCACTGGAGAAGATCCTGCAGGAGGTGATGTCTCTCAGACTGTACCTTCAGGAGGAGGACAATGAGGGCAGTTCACAGTTCTACTGGGTGGAACTGTGCCTGAAAGTGGACAAGCTCCTCTTCAGCTTGTACCTGTTACTTGTGTTCGTCTTTGTCATGACTCTGCTGCTGCACTGGGGTGACTGGAGCTCTGCCTGAAAGTCTAATGGAAGTGGTAGGGAAAAAGAGGCGTAATgagaaaagaaagttaaaaacgGAGGTAGAGGGGATGGAGAAAGTTGCAACAAAGTAACATATTTCACAACTAcagtttcagttttaatgtttaaCTAAAGTATAATTAATAGAATTTGATACCAACTATTAACATTAATTCAGACTTTCTTCAGTAGATTGACTTTCTTTCAGTAAcggaataattataattactagcTGCTAGCAAGTAGCCTTTGTGTTGTATGTGAATGTCTGgcacagaataaagaaaaacaaattaatgtacaaatttgtatttgtatattttctttctcttctgtgcTTCTCTTCTTTTCACTAAAACacactcaaatgtttttttttaattgttgctgTTGATGACAAGGTACTGTCTCACTaaaatatcccccccccccccaacattcATAAACCGTGAGATTGctttttagtaaataaatatatagatattctATAAAGGTATGGCAATTGTATCTATTATTTAACGCGTATGTTCATGATGTTCAAGAtgttcatatatattcatatatatatatgtgtgtgtgtgtgtgtgtgtgtgtgtcctgaataataaaacagttaaaaatccTCTTTTAACTAAATGAACTGGTTATTAAATTCAAACATGAAATGTGATTTAAATATATCGGAATCAATTTTACTACGTTTacacaaacaaatgtaattttaagagccAGATTATTTGAGCATTATTTGAAAAATCACACTTAAAATATCATGAGAATGAACTTATATTTATATGCCCCTAACTGAACTGTAACATTATCATCCTGTATATTAAGCTCCAGTTTCCTTACCGAATAATAAACCACAATCACCTTCACATCACTATCATTATAGTACATTTCATTACATCGCTTCTCAGAGCTTCCAGttaagtcagaaaaaaaaagaagaaaaaaaaaaacccctaatCCAATTCCTCATCAAAATTCTGATAATATTTTCCTGACGCAAATCTAATCACCTGCCTATTGCCGGGCTAATTAAGTCTCATCATGGCTGGGTGAAGTATTAGATCACAGTTTAATGTAGTAGTCTAAGTACTCATGGAAATAGACTTGAACTTggtggtgaaatatgacccatgAAATGTCAAAGGTATCTGTAATTCATACACCGTCTGCTGCTGAGTTAGTGGGAGGGGGAAACAATTTGAATTATCATTGCTTTTACAATGTTAATGTTGTTTATCctgttgcttttaaaatattaaacaaataaataccccATTGCCTCCGTACTCCATTTTTAATGTGATATCTAGGCCTAATAAAAGATGATGTTTACAAGAAATAGTTCTCTTTCAGTGAACTTTTAAATAGTACACAAAGCTTAAATAGTTCATTCTTTCCGTTTTATCTCTTGGGACAAGCTGAAGTGCTCAGGACCTGCCTAGGCTGTGGGATGATCATATAGAGGAGGGAGGGTGGACTAAGTGCTGTAATGACAGTATGCGTGCTTATGGAAAGCTCAAAGATAACTAATGGAGCTCAGGGTGCATCACTGGACGGAAGCAGCCCCAGGCTAGAAGCCTGCGAGAAGATCCTAGAGCAACACCAAAACAGCTCAGCACAATGAAATGTTCAGCACTCTGGACAGCGCTCTTCATTTGCTTGTATGGGGCGGTGGAGACTTGCTCAGGTAACTTTTCTTATACTTAAATGTTGTCTTCGGTTATAAGAACAACTTGCGTTTGAGCTTTCAAACAAAGAAATGCTGTACTTTCACATTAAAATACCTCAAAGGCTGTGTCTCAAATCCTAGTGAACTGCCAATGTAGACAGCAATATGACTTTTTGGCCATAGGAGGTGCATTCTAATATCACAAAATGCTATCTTTGCAAGTTTTTGAATATATCAGTATATTGCTGTGAATTAATATGCTTTCACTTGTACCTGATAGCTTAAAATTTAAACGCTGAAGCTGAAGTAAAAGTGATAAGTGGCTATTCTTTTGTCTGGTGTAGTGAAGAAGCTGAGCAATAACACTGGGCGTTTCGCCAATGCCACTCTGGTTAGACTAAATGAGTTTTTAAGTGCCGGATATAAGAAAGGAGTTCGACCTGTGCGGGACTGGAGGCAGTCAACGACAGTGGCCATTGACCTAATGGTTTATGCGATTCTCAATGTGGTGGGTAGAGGTCTCAAAAGTCTATTAAATATGTAAACTAACTGTCTGTTGATCaagattttttgcatttattcttTTGTACATATTTCTGTGCCACACAGGATGAGAAGAACCAGGTCTTGACAACATATGTGTGGTACAGACAGGTATGTTGGTGAAAAATAATAGaattatgtaatattaaataaccgACAGCATCTATGTGACTGTTTTTAACGTATTACAATTCCCCGCAATACTGCTTCTGAAAGTACAGCAGGACACTGGTCCGATTCCCGaaagaatgactcttatgagccggATCTTTATTGAATCAAGAACGTGCAGCGCAAACAATGCAGTGTCCGATTCCAGAACAAATTATTCATACAATCCAGTGCTTTTTCTCTGTATCAGCAAATATTGCGTAGttagtttaaatgtaaaactaattattttatctattatctttttcttcttagtgaatcataaatgtaaaaagcaaAGAGCATCGTTTGATTTCCGAACGAATGACTCAAGAGTCGGtttaagtgaatcaaaaacagAGCATGCACATTAATCCGCTTCCTCAAGAAATTAGTTTGctctttaaagagccacacagatgggaaatcaaaaattacctgtattacagtgtatgatgtagctgccCATCAgtataaacaatgtgcaaagtaattaaaccaaaaagtacacgatttataaagttattggcttctaaagtaaggagtcgactctgaatcgctgaaacgagtcgttatagatttcaaaccttttgcccatctctatttACGTCACTAgggacactttgcataataatctccgcctaccatgttgggagaaacggaactctgagtctctgacctgccccacccaggcggcaaggaagtcgaccggaagttgaagtcgggtgggggctgccatcttatagcagaacttcacttgcgttagcattcccattgactcccattcattttggcgtcactttgacagcgaataactttacatctgaggcgtttaaagactccgtttgtccattatttatttttaaagatacacgagaatgtataaagggctccattaccttctatgttacattatggcacCGTAtcaacagtttttgtaaaaaaataggctaacgattgcgtcataaccactcgtctctctgtcgcattaccgtacagacaggaggagaagctcgcaggcaattaacttaatatggcgtactggcgttacattttaaaatactatacaaaataattaatcagaatacttactcctgctcactcacgacaaagaactccccgctcaagctcgccgtctctgcaagattaacgacggcagtttgcacgcacagccacttagaagatttacacctggcagacaggttgctgacgtcgtcaagcttcgtttgagtctgcgcatcagaaacggaagtgctaaaaaacgctaaaaatgggcttcacttgtctcagttgagttccaatggggtcgctgtgtccatttcttttactgtctatggccccacccccccacacagacgctctggttggtgtgatagcatcatgtcgaggagacagtgtgtttttaattgtaaaggcaagtttgttttattttcactgccaaagaatgaagatcagaagaaccaatggcatttcactgatgactgcttttctaatctcggtgagttcaaggtgggattttcaaagcgtttggccataaaagagggttcattaccaactttatttagaccaacaagcatctccgaatcacaacgcgaagtatgattatgaagttatgtgtttgttttgtccCAAGCGTTTTATCAGTATGTCGCGCTAGCACTAACAGTTATATGTtaaaaccctctggagtcgattaatgcggatacgcgttatgagtcattttccccTAATAACCCCGAAAAAGTcggtgctgatcttcatttacaaacacatcattaaaatgaagtgtaactctgtgaatactcaactaagagacatgagagatatatctatagaaagcttgacatgtctgcttTAACACtgaacaagtgctgccgaaaacagatattctgtgataaagtaatccatataaaAACAATGTGATGTCCAatctttcacgtctcccttcattatatctaatgtgaccacgaccccgcgctgaacgcgttattcagattcaaactgaagcccgcggcttgaatacacccacacagaagaaaaagcagcgagactgttcaagttttttatttgactgtttgcttcgcgatgagaggaataagacataattcaccccaaaaagatgctaacacattgtttaccgtgaagttgtgtgcggaacaaccaatcaaacctgactatgttagttgaccaatcagaacacagtatgctacctaaagatggggtttaaggaaactgaatcttttgaacagcttcgcgcgtaccgtttggggatctctgagaactgaagtaattttaaaatgatattttgacaaaattacaatgttttttaaccttggatggatttaaacctattgtacaggacttataaacagtgataggaagcttagaattttcatcttactggctctttaaagctgcggtagggaacttttgacgctctagcggttaataaacagaactgtttgcgtcttgTGGAATAACATcgtacttctctctgtttatgtctatgaagaatcacaaaggtactgggttactccgccgcggtacccccgaagcaatctaaaatagtctgaatataaatacttattataggtgtaccctagtgattcaggacaagctaaaaacacggtttggaaaatggattcatggtgtactcacttattatataaatttttctacattttgaacacaaacaaagttacggaccgcagctctgattggttgatttcttacagggagcggtctgtaactgcaaatggcaataggaccactgggaggagccagaggagcttgatttttttcacagataatctgtctcatattctactgtcaggacataatgacaggtttaacaaatatgtaaaaatatatatttacaaaagtgtcctactgcagctttaaaggcacaatatgtaatatttttttattaaaatatcaaaactcgCCTGCCAATGATGTCATTTTCCTAAATTTCcggttttgtttttataaaacatttggaaTCACCAAAGACGCTTTATGATGTGCGTTTTATTAGAATGGTGACAATCGCATAAAGTAGCAGAACTTCCAAACGTATGTGGTATGAAAAAACAGTGCCTAATATGCACGACCGGAAGGAGCATAAGCGGTCGACTGTTgcataataaaaactaaactgcTTTTGAGCCACTTGTTGCGCTCGTTCGGCGTCCTTGTTTCGCTttgacagctttttttttgtctcaccCGCTTCATTCTactacattaataaatcattaacttaTCCGTGAACATGCTTTCTGCCCGAGTCCAATCAGATTGCATTGGCTTTGGGGGTGAAGACGTTAATTCCCACGATTCCACACTCCGTCACAGCCATCAAACtacacttttgtttgttttgaacacGTG
Coding sequences within:
- the LOC113063679 gene encoding 5-hydroxytryptamine receptor 3B-like — its product is MSSILLLSLLLSVITQTELVPEKPKGSALNHLTRLLLCKYNCGVRPVQNWTKPTTVYIDLIIQSVLDVDGQTQKVTTSIWYRQIWNDEFLVWDPEEFDGITEISLSSDAIWVPDIIISEFVDVGKSPVIPYVYVNCTGTVKNYKPIQVVSACHLEIYAFPFDKQNCTLTFRSWLHSVNEVDLALWRPAEEIANDTREFMNDGEWELLSVPSHYWILNIEDRDYAQIQFNVLIRRRPLLYVVSLLIPSIFLMVVDVTSFYLPLTSGTRITFKTSILLGYTVIRVNMMDEIPATAIKTPLIGTFFAVCMALQVLSLAMSIFAVKLLYYSDKEFKEMSISASLLDKYVSTDKSCTESAFTSVKTLDDMKQSGGYEFDLSPEPDLFSLTEVSNSDFPLEKILQEVMSLRLYLQEEDNEGSSQFYWVELCLKVDKLLFSLYLLLVFVFVMTLLLHWGDWSSA